From a region of the Paenibacillus sp. R14(2021) genome:
- a CDS encoding P-loop NTPase fold protein: protein MHIFIDLLTIFKDWVGRGLLYFGEHPWVLFLSMLCLTILFFWVTICGIRCFNINISPVFEFKLPSAIKSFFYIAIALGLGWAFSRWGQNPDNEKLVKSLLFIINTMIIPLLSLIGLVLIKDIFIYYKTKSKSFKHGIKLVSFLGLLLLIKLVLEHNPFIIILNWSILVFLSNLFSEIKRKKKTNEFLDDPEKLKLILETDEEVRHSELLFPTRKKELVRIKHHIREIKYNEPFAIVINAPWGEGKSSLLNVLLEELKSEGTKSIFIKPLIWDTREKLSQYFFSQLEKMLLENGVFTGKGSPYKEYINQFVALTDNKKFSKLAEFFDVIPKEKKEEYRELKGNLEIDIQQMLGKKGRLIIVIDDFDRVEESAMRETLVFIKEVVDFKQCAVIFSMHYGYLKEKKINNSYLDKFIGQHFYLKKISHLEMLGFFNEKHLLINSNWSSSDIVLHGTKLESEIVGMLETITDYLSNQLEKKENELQVNLRNTANNGTRERQLQDEKLQLQDDIKLLKDDIQAFYNNMNNPRKIKRMYRAIKEIFDYLDNIYRDNNGGSLADNWNTVKLYKIAFTAGFLKSIFELEYREMLESGDLKQYANKVNSPLIKYVLHDVSRKYLREIEQYQQEMMLNIYNEIIFQMDNEMILQELKPTSLRFVEKLDRDEPIDIDEKEAIEQISNYIYAIKMQQWGEGNSTKTKSRLIKLTEVLFKSCDEGKLRLQDTIGWLDRHYIGGEFLSWDIGYLEKLEERLDSAIVFKNNAEKNLALNKLTLDIEINLPFLDDISRVAWLYRYQQKGRWENIRASYKDLYSLKDINDMLHEYIGEELVAANNISSDIEIDKFNKSISFMLNQAEQSLSENVLKEAIDYCKCRLSILTKLHKLINKIGKKIMEVNALDGAERDPEVRSVDDAQRELEKMLIFIESGIELNNNIYLRFGYLLSSLEYLSRTISIDIDILKTVKTVLHFLDRKWSADLLPEGDWVHFRMKWIEVQRNLEIEIE from the coding sequence TTGCATATTTTTATTGATTTATTAACTATATTCAAGGATTGGGTTGGGAGAGGATTACTTTACTTTGGAGAACACCCTTGGGTTTTGTTTCTATCAATGTTATGTCTTACGATACTTTTCTTTTGGGTGACAATTTGTGGAATCAGGTGTTTTAACATTAATATTTCACCTGTGTTTGAATTTAAATTGCCTTCAGCGATAAAGTCGTTTTTTTATATAGCAATTGCTTTAGGATTGGGTTGGGCTTTTTCTCGCTGGGGCCAGAATCCAGATAATGAAAAGCTAGTCAAGTCTCTCTTATTTATTATCAATACAATGATTATTCCATTACTCAGTCTTATTGGGCTCGTACTAATAAAGGATATATTTATTTATTACAAGACGAAAAGCAAATCGTTTAAGCATGGAATCAAATTAGTAAGTTTCCTGGGATTGCTATTGTTAATTAAATTAGTATTAGAACATAATCCTTTTATTATTATCCTAAATTGGTCTATATTAGTGTTTCTTTCAAACTTGTTTTCTGAAATTAAACGTAAGAAAAAGACCAATGAATTTCTGGATGATCCCGAAAAGCTGAAACTCATTCTAGAGACAGACGAAGAAGTCCGCCATTCGGAACTTCTATTCCCGACGAGGAAGAAAGAACTTGTTCGTATTAAACATCATATTCGGGAAATAAAATACAATGAACCTTTTGCAATAGTAATAAATGCACCTTGGGGTGAAGGAAAAAGTAGTCTTTTAAATGTACTACTAGAAGAACTAAAGAGTGAGGGAACAAAATCAATATTTATAAAGCCTTTAATTTGGGATACTAGAGAGAAGTTGAGCCAATATTTTTTCTCCCAACTTGAGAAGATGTTACTGGAAAACGGTGTATTTACCGGTAAAGGGAGCCCTTATAAAGAGTATATTAACCAGTTCGTTGCTTTAACGGATAATAAGAAGTTTTCCAAATTGGCTGAATTTTTCGATGTTATTCCTAAAGAAAAAAAGGAGGAATACCGTGAACTCAAGGGAAATTTAGAAATTGATATTCAGCAGATGTTAGGAAAAAAAGGAAGACTTATAATAGTCATTGACGATTTTGACCGTGTAGAAGAGTCCGCAATGCGTGAGACATTAGTTTTTATTAAGGAAGTTGTAGACTTTAAACAATGTGCGGTTATCTTCTCCATGCATTATGGATATTTAAAGGAAAAAAAAATAAACAATAGTTATCTTGATAAATTTATTGGGCAACATTTTTATTTAAAAAAAATATCTCATCTTGAGATGCTGGGATTTTTTAACGAAAAACATTTGTTAATTAACTCTAATTGGTCATCTTCCGATATTGTACTTCATGGAACAAAACTTGAGTCAGAGATAGTTGGCATGCTTGAAACAATTACTGACTATTTATCAAATCAACTTGAAAAGAAAGAAAACGAATTGCAAGTTAATCTTCGCAATACAGCAAATAATGGGACAAGGGAAAGACAACTTCAGGACGAAAAGCTCCAACTTCAGGATGATATCAAGTTATTGAAGGACGATATTCAGGCTTTTTATAATAATATGAATAACCCCCGTAAAATAAAACGGATGTATCGTGCAATTAAAGAAATTTTTGATTACTTAGATAATATATATAGAGATAATAATGGCGGGTCGTTAGCAGATAACTGGAATACTGTGAAATTATACAAGATAGCATTTACTGCTGGATTTCTAAAGTCAATATTCGAGTTGGAATATAGGGAGATGCTAGAGAGTGGTGATTTAAAACAATACGCTAATAAAGTAAATTCTCCTCTTATAAAATATGTTTTACATGATGTTAGTCGCAAATATCTGAGAGAGATAGAACAATATCAACAGGAAATGATGCTGAATATCTATAACGAGATCATATTCCAAATGGACAACGAAATGATTTTGCAAGAACTCAAACCTACTTCTTTGAGATTTGTTGAGAAGCTAGACAGAGATGAACCTATTGATATCGATGAAAAGGAGGCAATTGAACAAATAAGCAATTATATATATGCAATTAAAATGCAGCAATGGGGTGAAGGAAATTCTACAAAGACGAAGTCACGACTAATCAAGCTCACTGAGGTTCTATTTAAAAGTTGTGATGAAGGAAAACTGAGATTGCAGGATACAATTGGTTGGTTAGACAGGCATTATATTGGCGGGGAGTTCCTCTCATGGGATATTGGCTATTTGGAGAAATTGGAGGAACGGTTGGACAGTGCTATAGTGTTTAAAAATAATGCCGAAAAAAATTTAGCGTTAAACAAACTAACTTTAGATATTGAAATAAATCTTCCTTTTCTAGATGATATTTCGAGAGTTGCTTGGTTATATAGATACCAACAAAAAGGTCGTTGGGAAAACATCCGTGCTAGTTATAAAGATCTATATTCATTGAAAGATATCAATGATATGTTACATGAGTATATCGGGGAAGAATTAGTTGCTGCAAACAATATTTCATCAGACATAGAAATTGATAAGTTCAATAAATCGATCTCGTTTATGCTGAACCAAGCCGAACAAAGTTTATCGGAGAATGTCCTTAAAGAAGCAATTGATTATTGTAAGTGTAGATTAAGCATACTAACTAAGTTACATAAATTAATAAATAAAATAGGGAAAAAGATTATGGAAGTCAATGCTCTGGATGGCGCTGAGAGAGACCCGGAGGTAAGGTCAGTTGACGATGCCCAGCGTGAACTTGAAAAAATGTTAATATTCATCGAGAGTGGCATAGAACTTAATAATAATATATATTTAAGATTTGGGTATTTATTATCTAGTTTGGAATATTTGTCGAGAACAATTTCTATTGACATTGACATTCTGAAAACGGTGAAGACTGTATTACACTTTCTAGATAGAAAATGGTCCGCAGATTTATTACCCGAGGGTGATTGGGTTCATTTTCGTATGAAATGGATAGAGGTCCAAAGGAATTTAGAGATAGAAATAGAATAG
- a CDS encoding RecQ family ATP-dependent DNA helicase: MDKFSVMKQYFSKDAFRGQQEEAIDAVLDGGRVLCLMPTGEGKSLVYQVSGVCLEKAVIVISPLIALMKQQYADLMLKGFNCLFMSGLDYKQQFKALTAIAKGMIPDYIFISPERAANDGYLEFVLNLVKDKIGLVVIDEAHCISQWGDGFRPAYKTIPLFIDRVFGSEWPRVLCLTATLNEEDQSQICKDFGITKTIKSPNLLRSNLKLELKNLGSGKEDTKDEALEKILEQHKGDKILVFVHRKYGNKGTTRTLYEKFSQKYLDCAFFDADIPDGEKDRILQGFKDGSVKIVFATSAFGMGVDIPDIRVVVHYLISESVEQYYQEVGRSGRDGEPAYGYLLYTSQSRRGRKRLIESSLCIEKTLRDEYEDRKLAQGDLFGSIKYEDLAEERRTAFSLLVEYGIIGVLAKGVQSFKCFKAAGGQGQKFLDDITASTSTVLMKIVCKKRGASINSLTFDTWRICSKGELSLISSPTKAIFYTMKKELDDETVATIMNDQEAKRGKRMDAFAQFAEAIENDEPAESIVKIALNI; encoded by the coding sequence ATGGATAAATTCTCAGTTATGAAACAGTATTTTTCGAAGGATGCGTTCCGCGGCCAACAGGAAGAAGCGATAGACGCTGTGCTGGATGGCGGGAGAGTTCTCTGTTTAATGCCTACCGGCGAAGGCAAATCGTTAGTTTACCAAGTGTCCGGGGTGTGTCTCGAAAAGGCCGTTATCGTGATTTCTCCGTTAATCGCCCTAATGAAACAGCAGTATGCCGATCTAATGCTGAAAGGCTTCAATTGTCTATTTATGTCGGGTCTCGATTATAAGCAGCAGTTCAAGGCTCTTACGGCTATTGCGAAAGGGATGATACCGGATTATATCTTCATTTCTCCAGAACGCGCCGCAAACGACGGATATTTGGAATTTGTTCTGAATCTCGTTAAGGACAAAATCGGTCTAGTTGTGATTGATGAGGCGCACTGCATTTCTCAGTGGGGTGACGGGTTTAGGCCGGCATACAAAACGATTCCTCTTTTTATCGATCGTGTCTTCGGCTCAGAGTGGCCCCGGGTGTTATGTTTGACTGCAACGCTTAACGAAGAGGATCAATCACAGATTTGTAAGGATTTTGGCATCACGAAAACCATCAAAAGTCCGAATCTGCTAAGAAGCAATCTTAAGCTAGAGCTGAAGAATCTAGGCTCCGGGAAAGAAGATACAAAAGACGAGGCGCTAGAAAAGATTCTCGAGCAACACAAAGGAGATAAAATTCTCGTATTCGTTCACAGAAAGTACGGGAATAAAGGGACTACTCGGACACTTTATGAAAAGTTTTCCCAAAAATATCTTGATTGTGCTTTCTTTGATGCGGATATCCCGGATGGTGAGAAGGATCGGATCCTTCAAGGATTCAAAGACGGGAGCGTCAAAATAGTGTTCGCAACCTCTGCTTTTGGCATGGGTGTGGATATTCCGGATATCCGTGTTGTTGTCCATTACCTGATTTCGGAATCCGTCGAACAATATTATCAAGAGGTCGGCCGTTCTGGCAGAGATGGAGAACCTGCATACGGTTACTTACTTTATACCAGTCAATCGCGGAGAGGGCGCAAAAGGCTCATTGAAAGCTCCCTTTGTATAGAGAAGACATTGCGCGACGAGTATGAAGACCGAAAACTCGCGCAGGGAGATTTATTCGGCTCTATCAAGTATGAGGATCTTGCCGAAGAACGACGGACAGCTTTTTCCTTGTTGGTCGAATATGGGATCATTGGCGTACTAGCCAAAGGGGTGCAGAGCTTCAAGTGCTTTAAGGCAGCTGGGGGCCAAGGGCAAAAGTTTCTGGATGACATTACGGCTTCAACTTCAACCGTGTTAATGAAAATTGTGTGCAAAAAACGGGGAGCATCCATTAATTCGCTGACTTTCGACACGTGGCGGATATGCTCCAAAGGCGAACTATCGCTCATATCTTCGCCCACTAAAGCGATTTTCTATACGATGAAGAAAGAGCTTGATGATGAAACAGTTGCGACCATCATGAACGATCAAGAAGCGAAGCGGGGGAAACGGATGGACGCCTTTGCTCAGTTCGCCGAAGCAATTGAAAATGATGAACCTGCAGAAAGCATTGTCAAGATTGCGTTGAATATTTAG
- a CDS encoding nuclease-related domain-containing DEAD/DEAH box helicase → MAKFIPKTPDSFNGSFGEEKAFEALRLLDNNYIVFHSFNWIGINGRTQGEADFVIVHPNKGIMVVEVKSGEIEYMDGQWLQTNTSTRYTKIIAPFVQAKRSQFEILDRLQFGLRSGRPPLVCHAVWFPSIEVKQTDKLPPEAPRDIVFDMTTLVEARKEIDRAFDYWKIKTGYGATMDLGQLNEVLEIIAPRFHAVPGMKSIINEAEQIYIRLTNQQAALLDYLREQKTAVIHGLAGTGKTVLAKEKARMLAEEGEHVLFLCYNSFLKDYLRKHFSQPGIVFHNVHSLAGEMLRDEAIGVDELLSELEEYLIEVFELEDWSYKHIVIDEGQDLNEKLINRLNEMVKGKGGNFYVFYDRNQYVMRNEMPSWVEKAECRLILHRNCRNTVEIHNTACSMIPLEGNNSNSSVHGETPNAVFYMSRLDLLQAASKFVNTAINAGIEPSEIVFLTVETENKSWFSDINSVNDIPIKSDFSTDGILFTTVRKFKGLEAKAVMIIDVSIRALTHPEKQRLAYVGCSRAKHLLSIAIYDDTNSAELGDCLRRINSSRNVPKNKKGLGRLLNVKIDH, encoded by the coding sequence TTGGCTAAATTCATACCAAAGACTCCTGACTCTTTCAATGGTAGTTTCGGGGAAGAGAAAGCTTTTGAGGCTCTTCGCCTTCTGGATAACAACTACATCGTGTTTCATTCTTTTAATTGGATCGGGATTAACGGGAGAACCCAAGGCGAGGCGGATTTTGTTATTGTCCATCCCAACAAAGGAATTATGGTCGTTGAAGTGAAATCCGGCGAAATTGAATACATGGATGGGCAGTGGCTACAAACCAATACTTCGACAAGATACACCAAGATTATCGCCCCATTCGTTCAAGCGAAAAGAAGCCAATTTGAAATATTGGACAGACTCCAATTTGGACTTCGTTCAGGACGGCCCCCGTTGGTATGTCATGCCGTTTGGTTTCCTTCGATTGAGGTGAAGCAGACTGACAAGCTTCCACCGGAAGCACCCAGAGACATTGTATTTGACATGACAACCCTCGTCGAGGCAAGGAAAGAAATCGACAGGGCTTTTGACTATTGGAAAATAAAGACTGGCTATGGAGCGACAATGGACTTGGGGCAACTAAATGAAGTGCTGGAGATCATTGCTCCCCGTTTTCATGCCGTGCCGGGTATGAAAAGCATCATTAACGAAGCTGAGCAAATTTATATTCGACTTACCAATCAGCAGGCTGCGCTTCTGGATTATTTAAGGGAGCAGAAAACCGCAGTCATTCACGGTCTTGCTGGAACGGGCAAAACAGTACTGGCCAAGGAGAAGGCGAGAATGCTGGCCGAAGAAGGAGAGCACGTATTATTTCTTTGTTATAACAGTTTCCTGAAGGATTATCTGCGCAAACATTTTTCCCAGCCGGGGATTGTGTTTCATAACGTTCATTCGCTTGCAGGAGAAATGTTGCGGGATGAAGCAATCGGAGTTGATGAGCTCCTCAGTGAACTGGAAGAGTATTTGATCGAGGTTTTCGAGCTGGAAGACTGGTCGTACAAACACATTGTTATTGATGAAGGGCAAGATTTGAACGAAAAACTGATAAACCGCCTAAATGAGATGGTCAAAGGAAAAGGCGGCAATTTCTATGTATTTTACGATCGAAATCAATATGTAATGAGAAATGAGATGCCCTCGTGGGTGGAAAAAGCGGAATGCAGGCTCATCCTGCATCGAAATTGCCGGAATACGGTGGAGATTCATAATACGGCATGCAGCATGATCCCTTTAGAAGGCAATAATTCGAACAGCTCTGTGCATGGAGAAACACCGAATGCGGTCTTTTATATGTCAAGATTGGACTTGCTGCAAGCAGCCTCTAAATTTGTGAATACCGCAATCAATGCGGGCATTGAGCCCAGCGAGATTGTTTTTCTGACAGTAGAAACGGAGAATAAATCTTGGTTTTCGGATATTAACTCTGTTAACGACATTCCTATTAAAAGCGATTTCTCGACAGACGGTATCTTATTTACAACAGTGCGCAAGTTTAAAGGGCTTGAGGCCAAAGCGGTCATGATTATCGACGTTTCGATTAGAGCATTGACTCACCCTGAAAAACAACGTCTTGCCTACGTCGGATGCTCCCGGGCAAAGCATCTGCTGAGTATTGCGATTTATGATGATACCAATTCCGCAGAGCTTGGGGATTGCTTAAGAAGGATAAATTCCTCAAGAAACGTTCCGAAGAACAAGAAAGGTCTAGGGCGCTTGTTAAATGTGAAAATCGATCATTGA
- a CDS encoding macro domain-containing protein: MVVRSAMQLLLQRAGNLPASYVVHTVGPVWNEGNNKEIEKLRSCYQNSLALASEYKAKSITFQNISTGIYLIPKQLAAETALESVTAYLDSLASQ; the protein is encoded by the coding sequence ATGGTTGTGCGGTCGGCGATGCAGTTATTACTACAGCGGGCGGGCAATCTACCTGCCTCCTATGTCGTTCACACTGTTGGCCCTGTATGGAACGAAGGAAACAACAAAGAAATCGAAAAACTTAGAAGCTGCTATCAAAATTCGCTGGCACTTGCCTCGGAGTATAAGGCCAAAAGCATTACTTTTCAGAATATCAGCACTGGCATTTATCTCATCCCTAAACAGTTAGCGGCAGAAACTGCTCTTGAGTCAGTGACAGCTTATTTGGATTCCTTAGCGTCCCAGTAG
- a CDS encoding helix-turn-helix domain-containing protein — MKNDDLLRVKLLRFLLELEEERVANLNLDNQNKYEASSCENEIREFVHFKENSQKRSVFSVIELSNYLGVSTDCIYTMVREKQVPHVRIRRRILFHKDEIDLWIQESTIKS; from the coding sequence ATGAAAAATGATGATCTGTTGCGAGTAAAATTATTAAGATTTTTATTGGAATTAGAAGAGGAGCGGGTTGCCAATCTTAATCTCGACAATCAGAATAAATATGAAGCAAGTTCTTGTGAAAATGAGATAAGAGAATTTGTTCATTTTAAAGAAAATAGCCAGAAAAGATCCGTTTTTTCAGTAATCGAATTGTCTAATTATCTTGGCGTCTCTACTGACTGTATATACACGATGGTACGCGAGAAGCAGGTTCCCCACGTGAGGATTCGAAGAAGGATATTATTTCACAAAGATGAAATTGATTTATGGATTCAAGAGAGTACAATAAAATCCTAA